The following are encoded in a window of Alistipes sp. ZOR0009 genomic DNA:
- a CDS encoding carboxypeptidase-like regulatory domain-containing protein: protein MILRSISTENTINARCATVANSKETAANDKAKAVAEKIKAGLLSYNTIRLSIENTKILVKENSQLQKITLTEVADGIINGNRMLESIKPVESYAKENIKNKTDLYKLTPVELLKMGLATSTSIQDKKEELLAYGYNESQLSPLSSKCTTLSSLLQKEITLQTQLAQQRSEKEQLDKEIEANYYQLNNIISINKLLMPKLYRDFYAIKMPTSKRVDDSIAVRVTSGGNALANAQVTILEVEVPAAAKSHVASNSSKAAAAIEKTIIEKMTNPKGEANIKRVKPGAYRLQVGKHGFIMQEITVYVNPNETTEVFIELESI from the coding sequence ATGATTTTACGTTCAATAAGTACTGAAAATACCATTAACGCAAGATGCGCAACGGTAGCCAACTCGAAAGAAACAGCAGCTAATGACAAAGCAAAAGCGGTAGCCGAAAAAATAAAGGCAGGACTTTTAAGCTACAACACCATTAGGCTATCTATCGAAAATACTAAGATTCTAGTTAAGGAGAATAGCCAGCTCCAAAAAATTACCCTAACAGAAGTTGCAGATGGTATTATAAATGGTAACCGAATGCTGGAATCCATAAAACCCGTCGAAAGCTATGCAAAGGAGAACATCAAAAATAAAACCGACCTCTATAAGCTAACTCCGGTAGAGCTGCTCAAGATGGGCCTTGCCACCAGCACTAGCATTCAGGACAAAAAGGAGGAGCTGCTAGCATACGGTTATAACGAATCGCAGCTAAGCCCTCTTTCAAGCAAATGTACAACGCTATCGAGCTTGCTACAGAAAGAAATCACGCTTCAAACACAGCTAGCGCAGCAGCGTTCGGAGAAGGAGCAGCTGGATAAGGAGATCGAGGCCAACTACTACCAGCTTAACAACATTATCAGCATAAATAAGCTGCTAATGCCTAAGCTATACCGCGATTTCTACGCCATAAAAATGCCTACCAGCAAAAGAGTTGACGACTCCATCGCCGTTAGAGTTACCTCCGGCGGTAATGCGTTGGCTAATGCGCAGGTTACCATTCTCGAAGTAGAGGTTCCAGCTGCCGCTAAGAGTCATGTCGCTAGCAATAGCAGTAAAGCAGCTGCCGCAATAGAAAAAACAATTATCGAAAAAATGACAAACCCCAAAGGCGAGGCAAATATTAAACGAGTAAAACCTGGCGCCTATCGGCTACAGGTTGGTAAGCATGGTTTTATAATGCAGGAAATAACGGTATACGTAAATCCAAATGAAACAACAGAAGTTTTTATAGAGCTCGAAAGTATTTAG